The Paenibacillus sophorae genome has a segment encoding these proteins:
- a CDS encoding GNAT family N-acetyltransferase — protein sequence MEVVNTEVEYVIVDSGDPDLRHLVARLDEELLERYPKERIYGVDFDHPDVRRITFVIARCQGEAIGCGGIRPLEGAEPSAVELKRFFVDRSSRKLGIAAGMLRFLEDRARAAGFREMRLETGSEQPEAIALYMKHRYRPIDRFGPYADDPACLCFGKSLD from the coding sequence ATGGAAGTGGTTAACACCGAAGTGGAATATGTAATTGTAGACTCCGGCGATCCCGATCTGCGGCATTTAGTCGCCAGGCTGGACGAGGAGCTTCTGGAAAGATATCCGAAGGAGCGGATTTACGGGGTCGATTTCGATCATCCCGATGTCCGCAGGATAACCTTTGTTATCGCACGCTGTCAGGGTGAAGCGATTGGCTGCGGAGGAATCCGTCCGCTGGAAGGCGCGGAACCGTCTGCAGTCGAGCTAAAGCGGTTCTTCGTGGACCGCAGCAGCCGCAAGCTGGGAATTGCCGCCGGCATGCTGAGATTCCTCGAGGACCGGGCACGCGCGGCCGGTTTCCGCGAAATGAGGCTGGAGACGGGCAGCGAGCAGCCGGAAGCGATTGCGTTATATATGAAGCACCGCTACCGGCCGATTGACCGGTTCGGCCCTTATGCGGATGATCCGGCTTGTCTTTGCTTCGGCAAAAGCCTGGATTGA
- the rpiA gene encoding ribose-5-phosphate isomerase RpiA, which yields MNAKQLAAEAAVEYIQDGMKVGLGTGSTAYWAIRKLGERVAEGLKITAVATSRASEQQARELGIPLVSFGEIDRLDVTIDGADELDGELQLIKGGGGALLREKIVAKGSDRMIVIADESKVVRTLGKFPLPVEIVPFAWEWTVADLAKLGCVPELRRDGGDLYKSDNGNYIADCRFEIIESAPELALALQSIPGVVEHGLFIGIADMAIVGKSDGSLQIINSGTA from the coding sequence ATGAACGCGAAGCAGTTGGCGGCGGAAGCGGCGGTTGAATATATACAGGACGGTATGAAGGTCGGACTCGGCACGGGGTCCACGGCCTATTGGGCAATCCGCAAGCTGGGCGAACGCGTCGCCGAAGGATTGAAGATAACTGCAGTCGCGACTTCACGCGCTTCGGAGCAGCAGGCAAGAGAGCTTGGCATCCCGCTCGTGTCTTTTGGCGAGATTGACCGTCTGGACGTAACTATCGACGGCGCGGACGAACTGGACGGAGAGCTTCAGCTCATCAAAGGCGGAGGCGGAGCGCTGCTGCGGGAGAAGATTGTAGCAAAAGGCAGCGACCGGATGATTGTAATCGCCGATGAGAGCAAGGTGGTCCGGACGCTTGGGAAATTTCCGCTGCCGGTGGAAATCGTGCCGTTTGCCTGGGAATGGACTGTCGCGGATCTGGCAAAGCTCGGCTGCGTTCCGGAGCTTCGGCGCGACGGGGGAGACTTATATAAGAGTGACAATGGAAATTACATAGCAGACTGCCGGTTTGAAATCATTGAATCTGCTCCCGAGCTGGCTCTGGCTCTTCAGTCCATTCCAGGTGTTGTTGAGCATGGCCTGTTTATTGGGATAGCGGATATGGCGATAGTCGGAAAAAGCGACGGAAGTCTGCAAATCATCAATAGCGGAACAGCATAA
- a CDS encoding VanZ family protein yields MFISYKVWIRRAATACLIVYSACLLYWMFLGFGRTARYSQPMQYSLVPLRTIWYYLSAGGKMPLSVRLVNLLGNVAVFIPFGILMPAVTGRLRSAAGLAVLFIPCITALEILQMLLRAGSFDVDDILLNLLGVWTGFGLLRLPCIMKRRRL; encoded by the coding sequence ATGTTCATCTCTTATAAAGTCTGGATAAGGAGGGCCGCGACAGCATGCCTCATCGTCTATTCCGCCTGCCTGCTTTACTGGATGTTCCTCGGCTTTGGCCGAACTGCGCGCTATAGCCAGCCCATGCAATACAGTCTTGTTCCGCTAAGAACGATATGGTATTATCTTTCGGCTGGCGGTAAAATGCCATTATCCGTACGGCTGGTCAACCTGCTGGGCAACGTCGCCGTCTTCATTCCTTTTGGCATACTGATGCCTGCGGTCACTGGCCGGCTGCGTTCGGCCGCTGGTCTGGCCGTCCTGTTTATCCCGTGCATTACTGCGCTTGAGATTCTGCAAATGCTACTGCGCGCCGGGAGCTTTGATGTCGATGACATTCTGCTCAATCTGCTGGGAGTGTGGACCGGCTTCGGACTGCTGCGGCTGCCTTGCATAATGAAAAGAAGGAGATTGTGA
- a CDS encoding GNAT family N-acetyltransferase, whose protein sequence is MLTDIKSRLDSIEVEELLSYAVISDPGELESARAEYRAEAALQLYGWEDEELLVGLIGFEETEDGSIDIRHIAVLPENRGKGYARGMILELLTARNPRYVIAETEDATVADFYRSLGFMVYSLGETGSGIELLRCVYEVEDSEDEE, encoded by the coding sequence ATGCTTACCGATATTAAATCCAGGCTGGATTCTATTGAGGTGGAAGAATTATTGTCTTACGCCGTCATATCCGATCCCGGAGAACTCGAATCGGCCCGTGCGGAATACAGGGCTGAAGCAGCCCTCCAACTGTATGGCTGGGAGGATGAGGAACTGCTGGTCGGCCTGATCGGCTTTGAAGAGACCGAGGACGGCTCTATCGATATCCGGCACATTGCCGTGCTCCCGGAGAACCGCGGAAAAGGTTATGCTCGCGGTATGATTTTGGAGCTGCTGACAGCCCGCAATCCCCGGTATGTGATCGCTGAAACCGAGGACGCGACGGTGGCTGATTTTTACCGCAGTCTGGGCTTTATGGTGTACTCTCTGGGAGAGACCGGTTCCGGTATCGAGCTGCTTCGCTGCGTTTACGAGGTGGAGGATTCGGAGGACGAAGAATAA
- a CDS encoding MarR family winged helix-turn-helix transcriptional regulator, producing the protein MNDEAKQWINRYIDAYQIVTRRINARMRESFDLGLTSEQFQILRLIDGQPGCTSTYLSEALCVGKSSITAMINRLAEAGIIERTRDENDRRLVYLAISENGRAIYETAEEKVLEVISPYLMNFDKDKIEQFITMFERLAQLMQDPGGRNE; encoded by the coding sequence TTGAACGACGAGGCCAAACAGTGGATTAATCGCTATATCGACGCCTATCAGATTGTTACCCGGCGAATCAACGCCCGGATGAGAGAAAGCTTTGACCTGGGTCTGACGAGCGAACAGTTCCAGATTCTCAGGTTGATTGACGGGCAGCCCGGCTGCACCTCGACTTATCTGTCGGAAGCTTTATGCGTGGGCAAAAGTTCCATTACCGCAATGATCAACCGGCTGGCGGAGGCGGGCATCATTGAGCGGACCCGGGACGAGAACGACCGGCGGCTCGTTTATCTGGCGATCAGTGAGAATGGACGCGCCATATATGAAACAGCGGAAGAAAAGGTGCTGGAGGTCATCTCTCCCTATTTAATGAACTTCGATAAGGACAAGATCGAGCAGTTTATCACCATGTTCGAGAGATTGGCGCAATTAATGCAGGACCCGGGAGGAAGAAACGAATGA